The Synechococcales cyanobacterium T60_A2020_003 genome contains a region encoding:
- a CDS encoding IS5/IS1182 family transposase, with protein sequence YHRRSIAETTMFRFKTIFGGNLSARQFDNQAVELFIKCVALNRMIQIAKPDSYKVEA encoded by the coding sequence GCTATCATCGTCGTTCGATTGCTGAAACTACCATGTTCCGCTTTAAGACTATTTTTGGGGGCAATCTCAGTGCACGTCAATTTGACAATCAAGCCGTGGAATTGTTCATCAAATGTGTTGCGCTCAACCGCATGATTCAGATCGCTAAACCCGATAGCTAC